In Iodobacter fluviatilis, one DNA window encodes the following:
- a CDS encoding zinc-finger domain-containing protein translates to MELKENTQREIEVLASDLPLHCPMPNMLSWNSHPRVFLPVAKNGEALCPYCGTHYRLKAGEVVKGH, encoded by the coding sequence ATGGAACTGAAAGAAAATACCCAGCGTGAAATCGAAGTACTCGCCAGCGATTTACCCCTGCATTGCCCGATGCCAAATATGCTGAGCTGGAATTCACACCCGCGCGTGTTTTTACCTGTAGCAAAAAATGGCGAAGCACTTTGCCCTTACTGTGGTACGCACTACCGTCTGAAAGCGGGTGAAGTCGTTAAAGGCCATTAA
- a CDS encoding branched-chain amino acid transaminase, with the protein MSMSDRDGLIWYDGKLVPWRDATTHVLTHTLHYGMGVFEGVRAYETPKGTAIFRLHDHTERLFNSAKIFQMKIPFSFEEVFEAQKTVVRENKLASCYLRPLAFVGSEKLGIAATGNSINVIVAAWPWGAYLGTEGLEKGIRVKVSSFTRHHVNVSMVRAKASGYYINSILAHQEAAADGYDEAMLLDTEGYVSEGAGENLFIVKKGKLYTPDVSSCLDGITRNTVITLAKEEGLEVIEKRITRDEVYTADEAFFTGTAAEVTPIRELDNRPIGIGSRGPITERLQKRYFDCVKGLDPKHEDWLTLI; encoded by the coding sequence ACCGTGGCGCGATGCGACCACACACGTGTTAACCCATACCCTGCATTACGGCATGGGCGTGTTTGAAGGTGTACGCGCTTACGAAACCCCAAAGGGCACCGCAATCTTTCGCCTGCACGACCACACAGAGCGCTTGTTTAACTCCGCTAAAATTTTTCAGATGAAAATCCCGTTCAGCTTTGAAGAAGTCTTCGAAGCGCAAAAAACGGTGGTTCGCGAAAACAAACTGGCCTCCTGCTACCTGCGCCCGCTTGCTTTTGTTGGCTCAGAAAAACTCGGCATTGCCGCAACCGGCAACTCGATTAATGTCATTGTTGCCGCCTGGCCATGGGGCGCTTACCTAGGCACGGAAGGGCTGGAAAAAGGCATCCGCGTTAAGGTATCCAGCTTTACCCGCCATCATGTGAATGTCTCCATGGTGCGTGCCAAAGCCAGCGGCTATTACATCAACTCCATCTTGGCGCATCAGGAAGCCGCAGCCGATGGCTACGATGAAGCCATGCTGCTCGATACCGAAGGCTATGTTTCTGAAGGCGCGGGCGAGAACTTGTTTATTGTAAAAAAAGGCAAGCTCTATACGCCTGATGTATCCAGCTGCTTGGATGGTATTACCCGTAACACCGTCATTACACTGGCCAAAGAAGAAGGCCTCGAAGTGATCGAAAAACGCATCACCCGCGATGAGGTCTATACCGCAGATGAAGCATTTTTTACCGGCACCGCCGCTGAAGTTACCCCGATCCGCGAGCTGGATAATCGCCCGATTGGCATTGGCAGCCGTGGCCCGATTACCGAACGCTTACAAAAACGCTATTTTGACTGTGTGAAGGGCTTAGATCCTAAACACGAAGATTGGCTTACACTGATTTAA